In Perca fluviatilis chromosome 19, GENO_Pfluv_1.0, whole genome shotgun sequence, the genomic window TAGATCAAATTTGTATTCAATCTCTGACAGAATTAGTGTAATTTGTTTTtgatatgtatttattcatttaatgtttGCTTGCCATGAGCAGTATTTTGCGAGCTTTTCATTAAATGCTACGTTACTTGTTGTCGGCAGTCATTTCACTTGTATGAAATGATGAAGTGACTAACTTTAAAGTTCCAAGCGTTGTGGAAATCTTGATTGATTTGTGAGAGCCGCTGGAGGCGTGAGGACATACTGCAGCAGGCTCTGTGCGCTCTGGCGCCATCCTTCCCCCAGCTGCGGGACCAGCGCTGCTCTCCTTCTCCACACAACCCCAGCTCTGCGCTCTTTGGCTGCCCGAGCTGTCTGTCAAAgtggagggaaagaaaaaaaaaagtgtttagaaGAAAAATCTAAGCTACATTTCTATTGGTAGGCGGGCTGGTCGTGAAGGGAACAATTGGGTTGACTTTGCCAGGGAGCCACCTCAAAGCATATCAGGTTACCTTGAGTGACAGCGTAACCATGGCAAATAATTTGACTAAGGCTATTGTCTTATCCTCACCATCCCCAGGTCAAataaccaaccaatcagagttcATATAATCGCTTGTCTTGCCAGCTtagaataatattattaaaacgAGCCAGCGAGCCCGGTCTCCGGGAGTAGGTTATGTTGAAACGGCATAGAAAAGGTGGAGGAGGACGGTTGAAGGAGTAGcaactttctctctttctcaccaACTATATGAGGGATTGTCGCCTGGGGTTTTGCATGGCTGAATGGACTTGAGTTAATACGCAGTTGGATATTACCTAACCTTGGGCTGTTTTAAGTTTTAGGCTGCTCTTTTGGGGACCTTTTGTCGCTTATGGACTTAATGCGTTTTGATTTAATGTGAGACTGAGAGGGGAGACGTGGAAGTAAGGCACAATATAATCTGTATTGATTTACGTTGTCGCCATGTCCATGCTTCCGACGTTTGGTTTTACGCAGGAACAAGTTGCGTGTGTTTGCGAAGTACTCCAACAAGGGGGGAACATCGAGCGGCTGGGGCGCTTCCTCTGGTCGCTCCCGGCGTGCGAACACCTCCACAAAAATGAGAGCGTCCTCAAAGCGAAAGCCGTGGTCGCTTTCCACCGGGGGAACTTCCGAGAGCTCTACAAGATCCTGGAGAGCCACCAGTTTTCGCCGCACAACCACCCGAAGCTGCAGCAGCTGTGGCTCAAAGCGCACTACATCGAGGCGGAGAAGCTGAGAGGCCGCCCGCTCGGCGCCGTGGGGAAGTACCGCGTCCGGAGAAAGTTCCCCCTGCCTCGCTCCATCTGGGACGGAGAAGAGACAAGCTATTGCTTCAAGGAAAAGAGCAGGAGCGTCCTCCGAGAGTGGTACACCCACAATCCTTACCCATCCCCGCGGGAGAAAAGAGAGCTGGCCGAGGCCACGGGACTCACGACCACGCAGGTCAGCAACTGGTTCAAAAACCGACGGCAGCGAGACCGCGCAGCGGAGGCGAAGGAAAGGTAGGAGCAAAGTTAGAGATGCTTAAAATATTTTTCAGAAAAGGTGAATTTTTTAGGCCTATTTCCTATAGTTATTATATTAAGCAAACATATACACAATCATATTTAAAACAGGCTCAAACAGGGTTTCTGTGGTGTCTATGATTTGCTGACCTACATCTGACAATTTATTGCATTGACCAACTAATATATTTCCAGTTCTTAAGTAATCGCTCCATTTCTCTTCACGCATCTGTGTCTATTGGAAATTATAATAAAACCAGGTACTTTGTCATACTTTTGGGTTCAGTAAACTCTCGGCCCGCACTGTTGTTTGTATGTCTGTGATAATTGTGTAGGTCTCGCGTAAAAGTTGAAAGGCAGAAAATTAAAGGCTTGTTGTCAGGTAAATTACAAGGTTATAAAAGTTGCATTTACCCCACTTTTATGTTTTAATCATACCTATTATAACATGACATTTGACTTTCACATTAGGATCAGAGAAAAACAACACGTTTTAACCCTCCAGATACTGGAGTGAACATATAGCCTAGGCCTATAGAATTCTAGAAAACATCTCAGAACACTTGAAAAGTTGTTTTTCGGTGTAATTGATGTGACAAGCTGTGTAGCCTCCGCCTCAGCCCGGTTGGTATTTCACCAGGTGTCGTTTGTACATTTCAAAGTTTGGACATTTCAAAGTTTGGAAATTACACAGGCAGACGAGGAGAGAGGTTTGGGAGACGTGTTTCAGTCAGGTGTTAGCTGGGTTGGTGTCTTCTTTCACCCTCTGGCCACTAATTCGGGCTGAAAGCTCCGCGTAAATCATGTCTTCCCACTGAGAAAAACCTTAAACTCACCACTGCAAACTACACGCCGTACGTAACAAGCACACGTTTAGCAATAATTAGAGCTGTCATGTATTCAGACCTACCAAAGACCAAAGAGATCTTGCCCACTAGGCGTGTTTACCTACAGGTCACTCTGGTTAAATTAAGTTGCCTGAACACAGATAATTAATGCAGGGTCTATTGACCAATAGATTTATTGTCTGCAGTCACTGTTCACCACTGCAGCCATTTAACTCTCTGCACTGCTGTAGTGAAGTGAGCCATAGCCTCTAATTATTTCAATGACTTACTCATTGTCTGCATCCTGGCACACGTGCGTACGGATGCATTGCTGATTGCTGCATTCATAAATCGTTGGACTAAGGATTTGATcatttatataggcctatattaatTATGCTTATTATGGCTATTGTAAATATGGCGGGGTCTAATGAATGCTAAGTtttgcttatgtgtgtgtgtgtgtaggcctgtgtgttttttgagagtaatgatttttgttgttttcacaacgttaaaaaaaaatatatatatatatatatatttaatttgcaTATCTAGTCTTTTTAGTCTGTAATCACTGTAGCTAGTTTTAAAAAGTGTCGAAACTTCATAATTTCTTTCATATGTTTTCCTGATGAACTAAATGTTGCAATAGTTTGTACCTGCACCACACTgatttgtgattttcttttctgctgGCAGAGAAAACAACGAGAACTCCAACAGCAATAGTCACAACCCATTGACTTCTTCCATGAATGGAAATAAATCTCTATTGGGGAGCTCGGACGACGATAAAACACCCTCGGGGACACCGGATCACACGTCTCAGAGCCCGGCTCTGCTCCTCGGCTCACACACCGGTTTACAGTCCCTGCACGGCCTCGCGCCCCCGCCAGGACCCAGCGCCATCCCGGTACCCAGCGGTGCAGACTCGGTGCACCATCACCACTCATTGCACCACGACACCATAC contains:
- the six2a gene encoding homeobox protein SIX2a, whose translation is MSMLPTFGFTQEQVACVCEVLQQGGNIERLGRFLWSLPACEHLHKNESVLKAKAVVAFHRGNFRELYKILESHQFSPHNHPKLQQLWLKAHYIEAEKLRGRPLGAVGKYRVRRKFPLPRSIWDGEETSYCFKEKSRSVLREWYTHNPYPSPREKRELAEATGLTTTQVSNWFKNRRQRDRAAEAKERENNENSNSNSHNPLTSSMNGNKSLLGSSDDDKTPSGTPDHTSQSPALLLGSHTGLQSLHGLAPPPGPSAIPVPSGADSVHHHHSLHHDTILNPMSSNLVDLGS